A window from Leifsonia shinshuensis encodes these proteins:
- a CDS encoding dihydrofolate reductase family protein, translating to MPLRSLASMTLNWALMAAGLVDRLQVTIFPVITGSNGISPILRGAGDVDLELLESRTLDHDIQELTYRPTPR from the coding sequence GTGCCGCTGCGCTCCCTGGCCAGCATGACGCTGAACTGGGCGTTGATGGCCGCCGGACTGGTGGATCGCCTGCAGGTGACCATCTTCCCGGTCATCACCGGGAGCAACGGGATCAGCCCCATCCTCCGCGGAGCCGGCGACGTCGATCTCGAACTTCTGGAGAGCCGCACGCTGGACCATGACATCCAGGAGCTGACTTACCGCCCCACTCCGCGGTGA
- a CDS encoding MEKHLA domain-containing protein, with amino-acid sequence MQATAADEQFLSQLVSSYETFTGGRFPIDGHGAVPLGRALQEAPFGLFAHNADADPLFVFANNAAAAEFGYQPAEMIGMPSRLSAAPGIDQEERSRLFRALDEAGYFAGYQGRRVRKDGSVFWIADVTIWNIEDTGHRRIGQGALIRSFIDPLRRSGRSTYGAAQLAHSQVIPMAGV; translated from the coding sequence ATGCAGGCGACCGCAGCTGACGAGCAGTTCCTCTCTCAACTCGTCTCCTCGTATGAGACGTTCACGGGCGGCCGGTTCCCCATCGACGGTCACGGTGCCGTTCCGCTCGGCCGGGCTCTCCAGGAGGCGCCGTTCGGACTGTTCGCCCACAACGCCGACGCCGACCCGCTGTTCGTCTTCGCGAACAACGCGGCGGCTGCCGAGTTCGGATACCAGCCCGCGGAGATGATCGGGATGCCGTCCCGGCTTTCCGCCGCGCCTGGAATCGACCAGGAAGAGCGGTCCCGGTTGTTCCGCGCGCTGGACGAGGCCGGTTACTTCGCGGGATACCAGGGCAGGCGGGTCCGCAAGGACGGGAGCGTCTTCTGGATCGCCGACGTGACCATCTGGAACATCGAGGACACCGGCCATCGCCGGATCGGTCAGGGCGCCCTCATCCGCAGCTTCATCGACCCCCTGCGCCGCAGCGGCCGCAGCACCTACGGGGCCGCGCAGCTCGCCCACTCGCAGGTGATTCCGATGGCCGGGGTCTGA
- a CDS encoding AAA family ATPase, translating into MHWPDAVERVVRSAVESAVSGTPTVLDITGETGYGKSTLARQVAREFPPERVLRATGYENDQADTLGVIRQLDSDIADNDPSPLRTAARLGRKIDELQLTGPVALIIDDIQWADPESIDTLAVLLERMAGDRVLVVTTHRAAGRAHQRWLAAAERAPRVFRVGLTGMDDAATLATVVEIEPDADPAVAPILREHTAGSPLFIRSLLHEHRADELLSMAERGSLPAPSDLIVSLRERLAAMDAELVDVLEALAVLGDAGADVFVVAAVADAQDIDRTLVSLRSELLVSLTTDPVRAARIAHGALRAAVYDNIDPAVRKRLHGRAAARVPSPRARLEHRLAAATAADDGLAADLDAFADELHAERRFRQAARIRRKAAFVSGSLQPRTRRERDADFESILALDLDDVALDGSAAGADPRSRFTLGARRLVEREYPEAWSLLNTLSDDELEEFDELTEYRARVLRAWAAISAGRPEASALADLEIARRSAHPDPALGAYFSIAYGQASYAAEPPDDYDELLRLLDADRSDLASTSEGLARLAWRGTSMAVVGVQRTAIADLDVVRSRLGDGIFDFGDGAFFGFQGLAYFIDGQWGRSSITLELARTFTIVRPAPVTAAVLPLAGLIAGDRERTLRDLDDSRAILLASPQLAAVRLLDMIEIFTLALLGTSAERAEWLGRRTSNFGRPEFAADAPTIWCVAQAIAAGWAGSPEAAAEWAPVLRGMPFVRWAGGVATWLEAMPAPDPEFAARIAPITRVGLPDAPFLQALLELELARRSTGAVRRDAAARAEALIVAFGGDRVVPLLFPDSPADPGSSLETVDIDGSAVVRPEPTPSVLAPLSEREREIATLLLEGLSYAQIGRELYITRSTVSFHLTRIYAKTGTTSRHELVQAARSTPQPA; encoded by the coding sequence ATGCACTGGCCTGATGCGGTCGAACGAGTGGTCCGTAGCGCCGTCGAATCCGCGGTCTCCGGCACTCCGACTGTCCTCGACATCACCGGCGAGACCGGATATGGGAAGAGCACCCTCGCACGCCAGGTGGCCCGCGAGTTCCCGCCTGAGCGGGTACTCCGTGCCACAGGCTACGAGAATGACCAGGCCGACACGTTGGGGGTGATCCGTCAGCTGGACTCTGATATCGCGGACAACGATCCCAGCCCACTGCGCACGGCCGCGCGTCTTGGGCGGAAGATCGACGAGCTTCAGCTCACCGGTCCCGTGGCGCTCATCATCGACGACATCCAATGGGCTGACCCGGAGTCGATCGACACTCTCGCCGTGCTCCTTGAGCGTATGGCAGGAGACCGCGTCCTCGTGGTGACGACACATCGCGCTGCCGGCCGTGCCCACCAGCGTTGGCTGGCGGCGGCCGAACGGGCACCGCGCGTCTTTCGAGTCGGGCTCACCGGTATGGACGATGCCGCCACTTTGGCGACGGTCGTGGAGATCGAACCCGACGCCGACCCGGCCGTCGCTCCTATCCTTCGGGAGCACACCGCGGGAAGCCCGCTGTTCATCCGCTCCCTGCTCCATGAGCACCGCGCCGATGAGCTCCTGAGCATGGCCGAGCGCGGATCGCTGCCGGCTCCGAGCGACTTGATCGTCTCCCTTCGCGAGCGACTAGCCGCCATGGACGCGGAGCTGGTCGATGTCCTCGAAGCTCTGGCGGTACTGGGAGACGCCGGAGCCGACGTCTTCGTCGTGGCGGCAGTAGCCGACGCCCAGGATATCGACCGGACCCTGGTGAGCCTGCGTTCAGAATTGCTCGTATCGCTGACGACGGACCCGGTGCGAGCCGCGCGGATCGCGCACGGGGCACTGAGGGCGGCCGTCTACGACAACATCGATCCCGCGGTGAGGAAGCGATTGCACGGACGAGCGGCCGCGCGGGTCCCCTCTCCCCGGGCGCGCCTCGAGCACCGACTGGCAGCAGCGACAGCCGCGGACGACGGCTTGGCCGCCGACCTTGACGCCTTCGCCGACGAACTGCACGCTGAGCGCCGATTCCGACAGGCCGCGCGGATCCGCCGCAAGGCCGCCTTCGTCAGCGGGTCGCTCCAACCGAGGACACGGCGCGAACGCGACGCCGATTTCGAGTCGATCCTCGCACTCGATCTGGACGACGTCGCCCTCGACGGCAGTGCTGCCGGAGCCGACCCTCGCTCGCGCTTCACCCTCGGGGCTCGTCGGTTAGTCGAGCGCGAGTACCCCGAGGCGTGGTCGCTGCTGAACACCCTGAGCGATGACGAGCTGGAGGAATTCGACGAGCTCACGGAGTACCGGGCGAGAGTCCTCAGAGCTTGGGCGGCCATCTCGGCGGGTCGGCCGGAAGCGTCCGCTCTGGCAGATCTGGAGATCGCTCGGCGATCCGCGCATCCCGATCCCGCACTGGGCGCCTATTTTTCCATCGCATACGGCCAGGCTTCCTACGCCGCTGAGCCGCCCGACGACTACGACGAACTGCTCCGTCTGCTCGACGCCGACCGGTCGGACCTGGCGTCCACCTCCGAGGGGCTCGCCCGGCTCGCCTGGCGCGGCACATCAATGGCCGTTGTCGGAGTGCAGCGCACCGCGATCGCCGACCTCGACGTGGTCCGCTCGCGGCTCGGCGACGGCATCTTCGATTTCGGCGACGGCGCGTTCTTCGGGTTTCAAGGCCTGGCCTACTTTATCGACGGGCAGTGGGGGCGCTCGTCGATCACACTTGAGCTCGCACGTACGTTCACTATCGTGCGGCCCGCCCCGGTGACAGCGGCGGTCCTCCCCCTTGCCGGCTTAATCGCGGGGGACCGGGAGCGCACCCTCCGTGACCTCGATGATTCTCGCGCAATCCTGCTTGCCAGCCCCCAACTGGCGGCGGTGCGTCTGCTGGATATGATCGAGATCTTCACGCTCGCGCTGCTCGGCACTTCGGCGGAACGCGCGGAATGGCTCGGGCGTCGGACGAGCAACTTCGGGCGACCCGAATTCGCGGCCGACGCACCGACCATCTGGTGCGTCGCCCAGGCCATCGCGGCAGGGTGGGCCGGATCACCCGAGGCAGCCGCGGAGTGGGCGCCGGTGCTGCGCGGTATGCCCTTCGTCCGCTGGGCCGGCGGCGTGGCGACCTGGCTTGAAGCGATGCCCGCCCCCGATCCCGAGTTCGCGGCGCGCATTGCTCCGATTACCCGTGTCGGCCTGCCGGACGCGCCGTTCCTCCAAGCCCTCCTCGAACTCGAGTTGGCGCGGAGGTCGACGGGCGCGGTCAGGCGTGATGCCGCCGCCCGTGCGGAAGCCCTCATCGTCGCCTTCGGGGGAGACCGGGTCGTCCCGTTGCTCTTCCCGGACTCGCCGGCTGACCCGGGCAGCTCGTTGGAAACCGTGGACATTGATGGAAGCGCTGTGGTTCGCCCGGAGCCGACGCCGTCCGTGTTGGCCCCCCTCTCGGAGCGGGAACGCGAGATCGCGACCCTGCTCCTCGAGGGGCTCAGTTACGCGCAGATCGGCAGGGAGCTGTACATCACACGTTCGACGGTGTCGTTCCACCTGACCCGGATCTACGCGAAGACCGGCACGACCTCACGCCATGAGCTGGTGCAGGCGGCACGTTCGACACCCCAGCCCGCCTGA
- a CDS encoding ATP-dependent DNA ligase, giving the protein MLYDQVRIEFPDRELAHLQVVILSKLRRHESFAMSWREPAATGGGRSTIWLDSAHALYFRFDGSRWPELSHEWVERLRVSASSPTGLLVTDEDGDLVSGTSVLLRGASGR; this is encoded by the coding sequence ATGTTGTACGACCAGGTGCGGATCGAGTTCCCGGACCGTGAGCTCGCGCACCTGCAAGTCGTCATCCTGTCCAAGCTGCGGCGTCATGAGTCCTTTGCGATGAGTTGGCGGGAGCCGGCCGCGACCGGAGGCGGTCGCAGCACGATCTGGTTGGATTCCGCCCATGCCCTGTACTTCCGTTTCGATGGTTCCCGGTGGCCGGAGCTGTCCCACGAGTGGGTGGAGCGGTTACGGGTATCGGCGTCCTCTCCGACCGGGCTGCTGGTCACCGACGAGGACGGCGACCTGGTCTCCGGAACGAGTGTGCTGCTAAGAGGAGCCTCCGGGCGTTAG
- a CDS encoding SDR family NAD(P)-dependent oxidoreductase has product MEIDTATLPFDLTGRVALVTGGSRGLGHAMARGLAAAGATTILLARSETELTRAKAALEKVGGPIYTLVSDLSHRSAAAEAIGRAAELAGPIDILLHDAGSSHLQPVDAIDDASWDGILELDLSAAMALTRAVVPGMRAKRAGRIIYISSTFGEVSLPGRGSYSAAKAGLRGFARGAALDLGPDGITVNCIAPGPFRTELTEAAGATHNLQAFSDATALGRWGRPEELAGVVVLLASDAGSYITGTTLFVDGGYTAR; this is encoded by the coding sequence ATGGAGATCGACACGGCAACCCTGCCGTTCGACCTCACCGGCCGAGTCGCGCTGGTCACGGGCGGCAGCCGGGGACTCGGGCATGCCATGGCCCGCGGTCTCGCCGCCGCAGGAGCGACCACGATACTCCTCGCACGCTCCGAGACCGAACTCACCCGGGCGAAGGCCGCGCTCGAAAAAGTCGGAGGTCCGATTTACACCCTCGTAAGCGATCTCTCGCATCGGTCAGCGGCTGCAGAAGCCATCGGCCGCGCTGCGGAACTCGCCGGACCGATCGACATCCTTCTGCACGACGCAGGATCGTCGCATCTGCAACCCGTCGACGCGATCGACGACGCATCCTGGGACGGCATCCTCGAACTCGATCTGAGCGCAGCGATGGCCCTCACCAGGGCGGTCGTTCCCGGAATGCGCGCGAAGCGCGCCGGCCGCATCATTTACATTTCTTCCACGTTCGGCGAAGTCTCCCTGCCGGGCCGAGGCTCCTACTCGGCCGCGAAAGCCGGTCTACGCGGCTTCGCTCGCGGGGCGGCCCTCGACCTCGGCCCTGACGGGATCACCGTCAACTGCATCGCACCAGGTCCCTTCCGGACCGAGCTGACGGAAGCCGCCGGTGCCACCCACAATCTGCAAGCGTTCAGCGATGCGACGGCATTGGGCCGTTGGGGCCGACCTGAGGAGCTGGCGGGCGTCGTAGTGCTGCTGGCAAGCGACGCCGGTTCATACATCACGGGGACGACGCTTTTCGTCGACGGTGGCTACACCGCCCGGTGA
- a CDS encoding prolyl oligopeptidase family serine peptidase — protein sequence MQENSSPIAPFSKNPDFDFEIRNVLGQAVGGASDLGEVLAAVSGIRGEDHTGWFRVWHELGQRTAEAAQAAASAGHRQTAAGRFLRASNYFSVAVNAASALKDSSELVPSFREQRDAWESFVSYTSTSVQRVDIPYEGASLPGWFFRPGGSGSRVTLVMVNGSDGCLAALWGSTGAAALKRGYNILVFDGPGQQSQLFERNVPFRPDWEHVLTPVVDFLGGVDGVDADRIAVYGVSQGGYWVARALAFEHRFVAAIVDPGVVDVSASWLSQLPHSLSRLLDTGEDKKFDEEMGIGMRFSPEIERTWLFRARPYGTTGYAETIQAVRQYDMTSVAEQITTPLLITSPDGEKFWPGQAERLAALTRDVSQVIRFTGAEGADEHCQPLARTVTCERIFDWLDDRMVVGGQGSK from the coding sequence ATGCAGGAGAACAGCTCACCCATCGCACCCTTCTCGAAGAACCCCGACTTCGACTTCGAGATCCGCAACGTCCTCGGTCAAGCCGTCGGGGGTGCCTCCGACCTCGGCGAAGTGCTCGCCGCCGTGTCGGGTATCCGCGGGGAGGACCACACCGGGTGGTTCCGTGTCTGGCACGAGCTCGGACAGCGCACCGCGGAGGCGGCTCAGGCGGCCGCATCCGCCGGGCATCGGCAAACCGCGGCCGGCCGGTTCCTGCGTGCCTCCAACTACTTCAGCGTCGCCGTCAACGCCGCCAGCGCTCTTAAGGACTCCTCCGAGTTGGTGCCCTCCTTCCGGGAGCAGCGCGATGCGTGGGAGTCGTTCGTCAGCTACACCTCGACCAGCGTCCAGCGCGTCGACATTCCCTACGAGGGCGCGTCCCTCCCTGGCTGGTTCTTCCGACCTGGCGGCTCGGGAAGCAGGGTCACGCTTGTCATGGTGAACGGAAGCGACGGTTGCCTCGCAGCTCTGTGGGGCTCTACAGGCGCGGCCGCGCTGAAGCGGGGATACAACATCCTCGTCTTCGATGGGCCGGGACAGCAGTCGCAGCTTTTCGAACGCAATGTTCCCTTCCGACCCGATTGGGAGCACGTGCTGACGCCGGTAGTCGATTTTCTCGGTGGGGTGGACGGTGTCGACGCCGACCGCATCGCGGTCTACGGCGTCAGCCAAGGCGGCTACTGGGTTGCCCGCGCACTCGCTTTCGAACACCGCTTCGTCGCGGCGATCGTCGACCCCGGGGTCGTTGACGTCTCGGCCTCGTGGCTGTCGCAGCTTCCCCACAGCCTGAGCCGACTGCTCGATACAGGCGAGGACAAGAAGTTCGACGAGGAAATGGGAATCGGCATGCGATTCTCCCCCGAGATCGAGCGGACGTGGCTGTTCCGAGCCCGCCCATACGGCACGACAGGCTACGCCGAGACCATTCAGGCAGTGCGTCAGTATGACATGACCTCGGTCGCGGAGCAGATAACTACCCCGTTGCTGATCACCAGCCCGGACGGAGAAAAGTTTTGGCCCGGTCAGGCCGAGCGGCTGGCCGCCCTCACCCGGGACGTGTCGCAAGTGATCCGGTTCACCGGTGCCGAGGGGGCCGATGAGCACTGCCAGCCTCTGGCGCGTACCGTCACCTGCGAGCGCATCTTCGACTGGCTCGACGACCGCATGGTCGTTGGTGGTCAGGGCTCCAAGTGA
- a CDS encoding SDR family NAD(P)-dependent oxidoreductase: MTVWFVTGASRGFGVEIVSQALAAGYQVVAIARHTDGILQRFPEATGLLTVAADITDEAQIGTAVETAIARFGRIDVVVNNAGRGLLGAVEEATDAAARAVYDTNVFGTLNVLRAVLPTLRGQRAGRIINVSSVGGFVGSAGWGIYASTKFAVEGFSEALADELAPLGITVTLIEPGYFRTDFLDAALDHSEPTVIQDYVDTAGAMQAAAAKINHSQPGDPVKAAAAIVRVATVAEPPRRIQLGRDSFTAIANKLGCVALEQRRWHDLAVSTDYDGAANASSPGPLA, encoded by the coding sequence ATGACCGTATGGTTTGTCACCGGAGCCTCTCGAGGCTTCGGAGTCGAGATCGTCTCCCAGGCGCTAGCCGCCGGATACCAGGTCGTCGCAATCGCTCGCCATACTGACGGCATCCTTCAGCGATTCCCGGAGGCAACCGGTCTCCTCACCGTTGCCGCAGACATCACCGACGAAGCTCAGATCGGTACCGCCGTCGAAACCGCGATCGCCCGCTTCGGACGCATCGATGTCGTCGTCAATAACGCCGGACGCGGGCTCCTCGGTGCGGTCGAGGAAGCGACGGATGCCGCCGCGCGAGCCGTGTACGACACCAACGTCTTCGGCACCCTGAACGTCTTACGCGCCGTCCTGCCGACGTTACGCGGGCAACGTGCAGGGCGCATCATCAACGTCTCGTCGGTCGGCGGATTCGTCGGCTCGGCCGGCTGGGGAATCTACGCCTCGACCAAGTTCGCCGTCGAAGGGTTCTCGGAGGCGCTGGCAGATGAGCTCGCGCCGCTGGGTATCACCGTTACGTTGATCGAACCCGGCTATTTCCGGACTGACTTCCTGGACGCTGCACTGGATCACAGTGAGCCCACTGTGATCCAGGATTACGTCGACACCGCCGGCGCGATGCAGGCGGCTGCCGCGAAGATCAATCATTCGCAGCCGGGCGACCCCGTCAAGGCCGCTGCCGCAATCGTTCGAGTGGCAACCGTGGCCGAACCACCCAGGCGCATCCAGCTCGGCCGGGACTCCTTCACGGCCATCGCCAACAAACTAGGCTGTGTCGCCCTCGAGCAGCGGAGATGGCACGATCTTGCCGTGTCAACCGACTATGACGGGGCCGCCAATGCTAGCTCGCCGGGCCCCCTAGCTTGA
- a CDS encoding right-handed parallel beta-helix repeat-containing protein, with protein sequence MRNTGGLLAAAALALGIALVPAAPSQAATFTVTTTADSGAGSLRQAMTDANSTAGTHTITFAIPGTGPHLIAPLTALPQLGTITASVSIDGCSQPGAVCGPGVTPSPRIQIKGSTFLVPKTPVPVAVRGLSITGTSRGVVGNRTAVSGAFRYPDGLTVEDNLFGITPDGAIDPDGSGVICRNNLSAEAGPSDVTIRRNAFGGSTVGINCSNNYAFGVGGLSSGLVIADNRFGVDAAGGVSGPNATAIGVGSTTGAQITGNIIANGTGTGVTVQRGNSGLLIEGNEIRDNGTDGIALVGGTGNSMFAGPVAITGNTITGNGRDGVSTVGASDVTIGGASATDANTITGNSGDGVAIGVSGATDTGSRVTVRGNAIDGNTGLGIDLADDGVTPNGPAGVLRTGPNSLIDYPVLDRVQRGSTHVTGVYTGAANATYTLDFYLSPTRDTSGHGEGAEPLGSSQLTTDATGAAAFDVTFPATIGPQAVVTATATDAAGSTSEFSAALSVGPTATDDRLRATAGQAVTAQPAADDAPGDAPVDASTLRLIDPATGALTTSVTLAEGDATVAADGSVTFTPAAGRVGASAAVQYSVADTTGARSAPVTLALVIGPAAADANVTTAYRHPVDVDLSSGTAPGSAFAVTTPPKHGEVTSVGGGVLRYTPDAGFAGGDEWSYQVCAPSPDEVLCDTGRVHVTVSAPALAASPQHLSGTPAGGGVGTVIGSGTVDGQPSTAADVLASAVDAPAGIAIEPGGDVRLAAGIAAGHYAFVYRLCLAADPTTCATASITVQIDPVAAAPTVASGDGTPAGLATTGSDLLPPLLGALAVLLIGGMLVGIRRRAAVKARGDTDDSR encoded by the coding sequence GTGCGCAACACGGGCGGGCTGCTCGCCGCAGCGGCCCTGGCACTCGGCATCGCCCTCGTGCCGGCCGCGCCGAGCCAGGCCGCCACCTTCACCGTGACGACCACGGCCGACAGCGGGGCGGGGTCGCTCCGACAGGCCATGACCGACGCGAACAGCACGGCGGGGACGCACACGATCACCTTCGCCATTCCCGGAACCGGTCCGCACCTCATCGCTCCACTGACGGCCCTCCCGCAGCTCGGCACCATCACCGCCTCGGTCTCGATCGACGGATGCTCGCAGCCTGGCGCCGTCTGCGGACCCGGCGTGACGCCCTCGCCGCGGATCCAGATCAAGGGCTCGACCTTCCTGGTCCCGAAGACGCCGGTGCCCGTCGCCGTCCGCGGCCTCTCGATCACCGGAACGTCGAGGGGTGTCGTCGGCAATCGGACCGCCGTCAGCGGCGCCTTCCGCTACCCGGACGGACTGACCGTGGAGGACAACCTCTTCGGTATCACGCCGGACGGCGCCATCGACCCCGACGGCAGCGGCGTGATCTGCCGCAACAACCTCTCGGCCGAGGCGGGCCCGTCCGACGTCACCATCCGTCGCAACGCGTTCGGTGGTAGCACCGTCGGCATCAACTGCAGCAACAACTACGCCTTCGGTGTCGGCGGATTGTCCAGCGGACTCGTCATCGCCGACAACCGATTCGGAGTGGATGCCGCCGGGGGAGTCTCCGGGCCGAACGCGACGGCCATCGGCGTCGGTTCCACCACCGGTGCGCAGATCACCGGCAACATCATCGCCAACGGTACCGGCACCGGCGTGACGGTCCAGCGGGGGAACAGCGGGCTCCTGATCGAGGGGAACGAGATACGCGACAACGGCACGGACGGCATCGCCCTTGTCGGCGGCACGGGCAACAGCATGTTCGCCGGACCGGTCGCCATCACCGGCAACACGATCACCGGTAACGGCCGGGACGGTGTCTCGACCGTCGGTGCGAGCGACGTGACCATCGGGGGCGCGTCGGCGACCGACGCCAACACCATCACAGGCAACAGTGGCGACGGCGTGGCGATCGGCGTGAGCGGCGCAACCGACACCGGCTCCCGGGTGACCGTCCGCGGCAACGCGATCGATGGCAACACGGGCCTGGGCATCGACCTGGCCGACGACGGCGTGACGCCCAACGGACCCGCCGGCGTGCTGCGGACGGGGCCCAACTCCCTGATCGACTATCCGGTGCTCGACCGGGTGCAGCGCGGTTCCACGCATGTGACCGGCGTCTACACGGGCGCGGCGAACGCGACCTACACACTCGACTTCTACCTGAGCCCCACCCGCGACACCAGCGGCCACGGCGAGGGCGCCGAGCCTCTCGGCTCCTCGCAGCTCACCACGGATGCGACCGGGGCCGCGGCCTTCGACGTCACCTTCCCCGCGACGATCGGTCCGCAGGCCGTCGTGACCGCGACGGCCACGGATGCGGCAGGCAGCACCTCCGAGTTCAGCGCGGCATTGTCGGTCGGGCCGACGGCCACCGACGACCGGCTCCGCGCGACAGCAGGCCAGGCCGTGACGGCTCAACCCGCCGCCGACGATGCGCCCGGCGATGCGCCCGTCGACGCATCCACTCTGCGCCTGATCGATCCCGCGACCGGCGCGCTGACCACCTCCGTCACCCTGGCCGAAGGCGACGCCACGGTCGCTGCCGACGGCTCGGTCACCTTCACCCCGGCGGCGGGCAGGGTGGGAGCCTCGGCCGCGGTCCAGTACTCGGTGGCCGACACGACGGGAGCGCGCTCGGCGCCCGTGACGCTCGCACTCGTGATCGGCCCGGCAGCGGCCGACGCAAACGTCACGACCGCCTACCGCCACCCGGTGGATGTCGACCTCTCATCCGGAACCGCGCCCGGCTCCGCCTTCGCCGTGACCACCCCGCCTAAGCACGGCGAGGTCACCTCTGTCGGTGGCGGCGTCCTCCGGTATACCCCGGATGCCGGGTTCGCCGGCGGCGACGAGTGGTCGTACCAGGTCTGCGCGCCGTCGCCCGACGAGGTGCTGTGCGACACCGGTCGTGTCCACGTGACGGTCTCCGCACCGGCGCTCGCCGCCTCGCCGCAGCACCTCAGTGGCACGCCGGCCGGAGGAGGTGTGGGCACCGTGATCGGATCGGGAACCGTCGACGGCCAGCCGAGCACCGCCGCCGATGTGCTCGCGTCCGCAGTGGATGCACCCGCCGGCATCGCCATCGAGCCGGGTGGTGATGTCCGGCTTGCGGCCGGGATCGCCGCAGGGCACTACGCGTTCGTGTACCGGCTCTGCCTGGCCGCCGACCCGACGACGTGCGCGACCGCGTCCATCACCGTGCAGATCGACCCCGTCGCCGCAGCGCCGACCGTCGCATCCGGTGACGGAACGCCTGCCGGTCTCGCTACGACCGGCTCCGACCTTCTCCCGCCGCTGCTGGGAGCGCTGGCGGTCCTCCTTATCGGCGGCATGCTGGTCGGCATCCGCCGCCGCGCGGCCGTGAAGGCCCGAGGAGACACGGACGACTCGCGCTAG
- a CDS encoding VOC family protein: MGVRFHSVTFLSGDPARDASFWGAVLGRSPRDDHGGILLPGDDTQVGLRFAVGEPHGALRNRLHLHLSRAERRQSESIAACVEYGARLRGNGHVPAGSYAAMADVVGDEFCVIEDDNAYLAGCGPLGEVTCEGTQATGLFWSRALAWPVVWDRGEEVAIQAPSGGTKLAWSGEPIEAGKPIDRQYFTVTAPSGDLEDEVARLLGLGATDPVTDRSGAMTLRDPDGVPFVVRAA; this comes from the coding sequence ATGGGCGTCCGATTCCACTCCGTCACCTTCCTCTCCGGCGACCCTGCCCGAGACGCATCCTTCTGGGGAGCCGTGCTCGGCCGGTCGCCGCGCGACGACCACGGTGGCATCCTGCTGCCCGGCGACGACACACAGGTCGGACTCCGCTTCGCCGTCGGCGAACCGCACGGCGCGCTGCGCAATCGGCTCCATCTCCACCTCAGCCGCGCCGAGCGCCGGCAGAGCGAGTCGATCGCCGCATGCGTCGAGTACGGGGCGAGGCTGCGCGGCAACGGCCACGTGCCGGCGGGCAGCTACGCGGCCATGGCGGACGTCGTCGGAGACGAATTCTGCGTCATCGAGGACGACAACGCGTACCTGGCGGGATGCGGACCGCTCGGTGAAGTCACGTGCGAGGGTACGCAGGCGACCGGCCTGTTCTGGAGCCGCGCGCTCGCCTGGCCGGTCGTGTGGGATCGCGGCGAGGAAGTCGCCATCCAGGCGCCCTCAGGCGGAACCAAGCTCGCCTGGAGCGGCGAGCCCATCGAGGCGGGCAAGCCCATAGATCGTCAGTACTTCACCGTGACCGCACCGTCTGGCGATCTTGAGGACGAGGTGGCACGGCTGCTCGGGCTCGGAGCAACGGATCCGGTTACGGACCGCTCGGGTGCGATGACCCTCCGCGATCCCGACGGCGTCCCGTTCGTCGTGCGCGCCGCCTGA
- a CDS encoding dihydrofolate reductase family protein, with the protein MAELMIDYITSLDGYGSAEGWPGLWGMGGPEYFEFLAEDARERYTLLMGSRTYRLFQGFAETGEEDVSSLTDRQKIVFSRTLTEPLGWENTAVVNGDAVEAVRQLKQGDVPLRTLGSPSLCRSLLSAGLVDRYRVVVFPVVNGVTGADRIYDGWPDVVLQTTGLRTFDSRLQLFEGVPTHIGEGPPSGP; encoded by the coding sequence ATGGCTGAGCTGATGATCGACTACATCACCTCGCTCGACGGGTACGGGTCTGCGGAGGGCTGGCCAGGACTGTGGGGTATGGGCGGCCCGGAGTACTTCGAGTTCCTGGCAGAAGACGCCCGTGAGCGGTACACGCTGCTGATGGGTTCCCGCACGTACCGGCTGTTCCAGGGGTTCGCGGAGACAGGAGAGGAGGACGTGTCCTCGCTGACCGACCGGCAGAAGATTGTTTTCTCCCGGACCCTGACGGAGCCTCTCGGCTGGGAGAACACGGCCGTCGTCAACGGCGACGCCGTGGAGGCGGTGCGGCAGCTGAAACAGGGCGACGTCCCGCTGCGGACCCTGGGAAGCCCGAGCCTGTGCCGTTCCCTGCTGTCGGCAGGCCTGGTCGACCGGTATCGCGTGGTCGTGTTCCCCGTCGTCAACGGAGTCACGGGTGCCGACAGAATCTACGACGGCTGGCCGGACGTGGTGCTGCAAACGACTGGGCTCCGCACCTTCGACAGCAGGCTGCAGCTGTTCGAGGGGGTTCCGACGCACATCGGGGAAGGCCCGCCGTCGGGTCCGTGA